GGATTCCGGGGTCGGCCAGGACTCGATGTCGATGCCGATGGTGGCCTCGGCGACCGCGATGGCGACGTGGTCCCCGCTGTGCGACATCGAGAACTCCGGCGCTTCGCCGTCCGGGCCCGGATCGCGGATGGCCGGTCTTCCGTGCGCCCCGCCGCAGCCGGGACACGGCTGCCGCACGAAGCCGACGCTGCTGGGGGAGCAGCCGAGCGAGGTCCCGAGAACGCTCCGCAACGCCCAGTGGGCGAAGGCGTAGGTGTCCCGGCCCGCCTGCTGCGGTATCGAGGCCAGCCGGTTCCGTTCCTTCTCGTCCAGCCAGTCGGGCGGGGCCTCACCGGGCGTGAGGAGCTGCCCGGCCGGGGCCCGGACGATCCAGATGCCGACCGGATCGAGGACTTCCCCCGGAGGCGCGTCGGACCACTTGAGGTCGTGTGTCATGTCGATACGGCTCCTGATGCGGCGGGGACCCGGCCGGCCCCCGCCACGGGTCGGATCAGGCGGTTGCTGCGAGCAGCGGCCACGGGCCGGTCGTGGCGTACTGCTCCAGGTCCTCGGAGGCGAGATAGCGCCGGAACCCCGGCACCTGCTCCGCCGGGCGGAGCGCTCCGCGGTACAGCACCATGCCGCGCACACCCGTCCCGTCGTCGTGCCAGCACACGAGCGGGAGGTGGTACTCCGGCGTGTCGCAGGTCTCCTGCACGGCGGCTTGGTAGCCGTACGCGGGCAGCAGGCTCATCGGGCCGCCCCCACGGCGACGCGTCTGGCCGCGCCTTCGGGGCGGACGCCGAACAGCGCTCCGTAATCGGTGATCCGCGCGGCCGCCTCGCTCCCGCCCGCGGCGTGCAGCGCGTGCCAGAACAGCACCTGGTTCGCGGTGAGCACGGGAAACCCGAGCCGCTCCTCCAGACCCGCGATGGTGCCCACGGCGCGGATGCCGTTGCCGGCGACCAGCACCGCCTGCGGCTGCTGCGGGGCGACGGCCGTCTCGATCCACTTCACCAGCGCCTCCGGCGTGATCAGCTTCTGGTTGCTGGGCAGGCCGCAGGGAGCGTGGTGCACCACGTCGAAGCCGCGCTCGCCGAAGTAGGAGGCGCCCAGCGCCGACAACTCGTCGTCGAACCACGGCGGGTTGACCAGGGCGATCCGCTCCGCGCCCAAGGCGTGGAAGCCGGCCGCGGCCGCGTGCGTCGTGCCGGTGAGCGGGATGCCGCGGGTCCGCTCCGAGAGGCGCTCGAACAGCTTCTGCTCGCCGTCGGCGCCCAGGACGTAGGCGGAGCTGGTGAACCCCAGGGCGATGGAGTCCAGCGGGGAGGCGGCGAGCAGCTCGACGGCGTCGTCGATGAAGGGCGGGTCGATGAAGGCGCGTACCGGGTCGTGCGGGATCTTCGGGTCCATCTCCCCACCGGGGCGCATCGCCCCGAAGTGGACGCGTGAACCGTGGATGAAGACGTCGCTCGGCGCCATCGCCTGGAGCTCGGACTCGGGCCCGACGTCCGCGTGCGGAACGACGACGCCGACGCGGGCGACCGCGCCCCAGCCGTCCTCGCGCGCCTGGAACTGCGTCATGGGGTGCTTCTCCTCTTCTGCCGTTCTTCTGCTGTGCCTGCTGTGTGCTGTGTGTCCGCTGTCTGCCGCGGCGTTACGGATACGGGCGCGGATCAGGCCGCTTCGTCGGCGAGCGAGCCGCCGCTGACGGTGCCGGTGCCGTCCTCGTCCAGGAACTTCGGGTGCTTGCGGCGCATCGTGGCCATCACGAACGCGTACGGGACGTCGTCGAAGTCGCCGTGGTCGGTGAGGAACTCCATGCTCTGCCGCCCCTGCGCGTCGAACGGGTGGTAGAGGCTGTCGGAGCGGCCGTCGAACTCCAGAGGGGTCATGCCGTAGAGCCGGCACAGGAGCTTGTTGAAGACCGGGGTGACCTGGAGCCAGCGGCCTTCGAGGTACACGGTGGCCAGGCCGTGGAAGAAGACGTCGCCGCCGATGTAGGAGCGCAGCCGGTCGGAGGCGAGGTGGTTGCGGACGTCGCTGTAGTGCAG
The nucleotide sequence above comes from Streptomyces sp. NBC_01116. Encoded proteins:
- a CDS encoding transglutaminase family protein codes for the protein MTDTLAPTPAPALSEQPAADDLARLTAATDFLDYEHPEVKAFVDKALDGIDRETATQVDLAVALYYAVRDGIHYEVYGADLSPEGLRASSLIAGGKGFCLHKSVLYAACCRAVGIPARLHYSDVRNHLASDRLRSYIGGDVFFHGLATVYLEGRWLQVTPVFNKLLCRLYGMTPLEFDGRSDSLYHPFDAQGRQSMEFLTDHGDFDDVPYAFVMATMRRKHPKFLDEDGTGTVSGGSLADEAA
- a CDS encoding DUF6253 family protein is translated as MSLLPAYGYQAAVQETCDTPEYHLPLVCWHDDGTGVRGMVLYRGALRPAEQVPGFRRYLASEDLEQYATTGPWPLLAATA
- a CDS encoding 4'-phosphopantetheinyl transferase superfamily protein produces the protein MTHDLKWSDAPPGEVLDPVGIWIVRAPAGQLLTPGEAPPDWLDEKERNRLASIPQQAGRDTYAFAHWALRSVLGTSLGCSPSSVGFVRQPCPGCGGAHGRPAIRDPGPDGEAPEFSMSHSGDHVAIAVAEATIGIDIESWPTPESVAGYLPFLHPKEQQWLGGRPEDELVRDFARLWTRKEAMAKATGQGMAAVMNRLDLTGQPLGWRVRQLLAPPGYEASFAVPASVHVTVTMHEELPEPMPEPVRA
- a CDS encoding maleate cis-trans isomerase; this encodes MTQFQAREDGWGAVARVGVVVPHADVGPESELQAMAPSDVFIHGSRVHFGAMRPGGEMDPKIPHDPVRAFIDPPFIDDAVELLAASPLDSIALGFTSSAYVLGADGEQKLFERLSERTRGIPLTGTTHAAAAGFHALGAERIALVNPPWFDDELSALGASYFGERGFDVVHHAPCGLPSNQKLITPEALVKWIETAVAPQQPQAVLVAGNGIRAVGTIAGLEERLGFPVLTANQVLFWHALHAAGGSEAAARITDYGALFGVRPEGAARRVAVGAAR